A region from the Fibrobacter sp. genome encodes:
- the fabG gene encoding 3-oxoacyl-ACP reductase FabG produces the protein MKKAVLVIGGGRGIGRAVCLRGAQDGYHVLINYRQNTTEAEKTLEEVKRSGGSAELCRFDITDRSETVSAIEDLLARNTVWGLVLSAGIRRDELLVFMEENHWDEIIDINLRSFYTVVKPVVKQMVLSRQGRIVVVSSTSGQTGLPGQVHYSATKAGLIGAVKALSQECAKRNVLVNAVAPGFIETDMTDDINTKEYREKIPMQRFGRPSEVASVVSFLLSPDSSYMTGQVLGINGGIYM, from the coding sequence ATGAAGAAAGCAGTCCTGGTGATCGGGGGTGGGAGAGGTATTGGACGGGCGGTGTGTTTACGCGGCGCACAGGATGGTTATCATGTACTGATAAACTACCGTCAGAACACTACAGAGGCAGAGAAGACTCTGGAGGAGGTCAAAAGATCCGGTGGCAGTGCTGAACTGTGCCGTTTTGATATTACTGACCGCAGTGAGACTGTTTCTGCAATTGAAGATTTACTGGCCAGAAATACTGTCTGGGGGCTTGTGCTGAGTGCGGGGATACGCAGGGATGAACTGCTGGTGTTTATGGAGGAGAATCACTGGGATGAGATTATCGACATCAACCTGCGCAGTTTTTACACTGTGGTTAAACCAGTTGTAAAGCAGATGGTTCTGAGCAGACAGGGGAGAATAGTGGTCGTATCTTCAACCTCCGGACAGACCGGGCTTCCGGGGCAGGTGCATTATTCGGCTACAAAGGCGGGATTGATCGGTGCGGTTAAGGCGCTCTCCCAGGAGTGTGCCAAAAGAAATGTGCTTGTAAATGCTGTCGCTCCCGGTTTTATTGAAACAGATATGACTGATGATATAAATACTAAAGAATACAGGGAAAAGATTCCAATGCAGCGATTCGGTCGTCCTTCCGAGGTCGCATCGGTTGTTTCTTTTCTTCTGTCTCCAGACTCCAGTTATATGACTGGTCAGGTCCTGGGGATTAATGGCGGCATATACATGTGA
- a CDS encoding mannose-6-phosphate isomerase produces the protein MTLYPLKLTPVYTENVWGGQALKEIFNKDVPFKHTGESWNVASHNRGASIIENGSLKGKSLRYVFDNFKEELLGSTWKHLQRFPLLIKLIDAKNRLSLQVHPQDSYAREHEGGELGKSEMWYVLRAKEGARLVLGLKKGVSKEQFKLGIEHRDFDSLVNEIPVKKGDVVYVPAGLLHSIGEGIVLFEVQQNSDTVYRVFDWNRPGLDGRPRELHLKQTLDVLDFKGRLKNQVIQGLELKRDGNSITYYVANRHFATEKISLVSPMTENTNGKMILYTIISGTASVHWNSSEIKMGNGESVLVPSCTGEFQISGQGEILKNYIPDIESDFLQPLKRAGYSEEEIYSNTAVSYE, from the coding sequence ATGACTCTCTATCCACTTAAACTCACTCCGGTTTACACTGAAAATGTCTGGGGTGGCCAGGCATTAAAAGAAATATTCAATAAAGATGTTCCCTTCAAACATACCGGCGAAAGCTGGAATGTCGCCTCTCATAACCGTGGCGCAAGCATAATTGAAAATGGAAGCCTCAAAGGCAAAAGCCTGAGGTACGTTTTTGATAATTTCAAAGAGGAACTGCTTGGTAGCACCTGGAAACACCTGCAGAGATTTCCACTGCTCATTAAACTGATAGATGCTAAAAACCGATTGTCCCTCCAGGTACATCCTCAGGACAGTTACGCCAGAGAACACGAGGGAGGAGAACTGGGAAAATCTGAGATGTGGTATGTGCTCAGAGCAAAAGAGGGTGCCAGACTCGTTTTAGGATTAAAGAAAGGTGTATCAAAAGAACAATTTAAACTTGGCATCGAACACAGGGATTTTGATTCCCTCGTGAATGAGATACCAGTGAAAAAAGGTGATGTTGTCTATGTTCCTGCAGGGCTTCTCCACTCCATTGGAGAAGGTATAGTGCTTTTTGAGGTACAGCAGAACTCCGACACCGTGTACAGAGTGTTTGACTGGAATCGCCCCGGTCTCGATGGACGACCAAGAGAGCTTCATCTGAAACAGACACTTGATGTTCTGGATTTCAAGGGCAGATTGAAAAATCAGGTGATACAAGGTCTTGAATTGAAAAGGGACGGAAACTCCATAACCTACTATGTTGCCAATCGCCATTTCGCTACTGAAAAGATCTCTCTGGTATCACCGATGACGGAAAACACAAACGGTAAGATGATTCTCTATACTATCATCTCTGGAACAGCCTCAGTTCATTGGAATAGCTCTGAGATAAAGATGGGGAACGGTGAATCGGTTCTCGTACCTTCCTGCACAGGAGAGTTCCAGATTTCAGGCCAGGGAGAAATCCTGAAAAACTACATTCCTGATATAGAAAGCGATTTTCTACAGCCACTTAAGAGAGCAGGCTATTCCGAAGAGGAAATTTACAGTAACACAGCTGTCAGCTATGAATAA
- a CDS encoding septal ring lytic transglycosylase RlpA family protein: MVFFTAMSGASPGLRKKIAFQITCLTVLSVMLTFFGCTVAPRYTKKTEKEAPPPEKKVSPEKIRKTHGKYFQVGMASYYAHKFHGRKTANGEIFNMNEMTAAHPTLPFNTMVRVTNLSNRVSVVVRINDRGPFAKKRIIDLSRAAAKKLGIIQSGVGKVGLEILKK, translated from the coding sequence ATGGTTTTTTTCACTGCCATGAGCGGCGCTTCTCCAGGGTTGAGAAAGAAAATTGCGTTTCAGATAACCTGTCTGACAGTGTTATCAGTGATGCTGACTTTTTTTGGCTGCACGGTCGCGCCGAGGTATACTAAAAAGACAGAGAAAGAGGCTCCTCCTCCGGAGAAGAAGGTCTCTCCCGAAAAGATCAGGAAAACGCACGGTAAGTATTTTCAAGTGGGGATGGCGTCGTATTATGCCCATAAGTTCCACGGGCGGAAAACTGCCAATGGCGAAATTTTTAATATGAATGAAATGACCGCAGCCCATCCTACCCTCCCCTTCAACACAATGGTCAGGGTTACAAATCTAAGCAATAGAGTATCTGTTGTGGTCAGGATAAATGACCGGGGTCCATTTGCAAAAAAGAGGATAATAGACCTTTCCAGAGCAGCGGCAAAAAAACTGGGTATTATTCAATCCGGGGTAGGGAAAGTTGGATTGGAGATTTTAAAAAAGTAG
- the amt gene encoding ammonium transporter, which yields MSKVWMAVLAGVVLTPGSISAETGSTINTVDTLWVLVAAFLVFFMNAGFAFIETGFCRAKNAVNILTKNYVVFAISAMVFWGLGYGLMFGDRGNNFIGAGSFLVSENAFSPVSNIPLFAFFFFQLAFASAACSIISGAVAERIKFTAFILFGVVMVGVIYPIGGHWVWGGGWLANLGFHDFAGSTVVHSAGGWAALAGIILLGARLGKYRKDGSARAIVGHSIPLATLGGFILWLGWFGFNPGSELAVTENVPRIALTTALASCAGTITAMFTAWKLMGKPDLSMIINGCLAGLVAITAGCAVISPLGSVIVGAIGGVLVVVSVITFDKIKIDDPVGALSVHLVNGVWGTLAVGLFAVPGRVDGVTGLFYGGGIGQVLSQLAGITAIGGIVFILSMVFWFIIKKTIGLRVSREEEIGGLDIGEMGLEAYNGFQIFTTEG from the coding sequence ATGAGTAAGGTTTGGATGGCGGTTCTGGCGGGGGTGGTTTTGACGCCAGGTTCGATAAGTGCTGAAACCGGAAGTACAATAAACACAGTTGACACACTCTGGGTGCTTGTCGCAGCATTTCTGGTATTTTTCATGAATGCCGGTTTTGCGTTTATAGAGACAGGTTTCTGCAGGGCGAAAAACGCTGTTAATATATTGACAAAAAATTATGTGGTTTTTGCGATTTCTGCCATGGTGTTCTGGGGACTTGGTTATGGCCTGATGTTTGGCGACAGGGGAAATAATTTTATTGGAGCCGGATCGTTTCTGGTGAGTGAAAATGCTTTCAGCCCGGTATCCAACATTCCTCTGTTTGCCTTTTTCTTCTTTCAGCTTGCCTTCGCTTCGGCTGCATGCTCGATAATTTCCGGGGCTGTGGCAGAGAGAATCAAGTTTACTGCTTTTATTCTCTTTGGTGTAGTGATGGTTGGTGTTATATACCCGATTGGCGGGCACTGGGTCTGGGGTGGAGGATGGCTTGCGAATCTTGGGTTTCATGACTTTGCTGGTTCTACCGTAGTGCATTCTGCTGGAGGATGGGCAGCACTGGCTGGAATAATTCTGCTCGGAGCGCGGCTTGGCAAATACAGAAAGGACGGGAGTGCAAGGGCAATAGTCGGTCATTCTATTCCTCTGGCTACACTGGGTGGTTTTATACTGTGGCTTGGATGGTTCGGGTTCAATCCCGGAAGCGAACTGGCAGTTACTGAGAATGTTCCAAGAATAGCTCTGACAACAGCTCTGGCATCGTGTGCGGGAACAATAACTGCGATGTTTACAGCCTGGAAACTTATGGGGAAGCCGGATTTGTCGATGATTATAAACGGGTGTCTGGCTGGTCTGGTAGCAATCACTGCAGGATGTGCGGTAATTTCTCCTCTGGGCAGTGTAATAGTGGGTGCCATAGGTGGTGTTCTGGTGGTAGTATCAGTTATAACTTTTGACAAGATCAAAATTGACGACCCGGTTGGAGCCCTGTCTGTGCATCTTGTAAATGGAGTCTGGGGTACTTTAGCGGTGGGATTGTTTGCGGTACCGGGGCGTGTTGATGGAGTCACAGGATTGTTCTATGGTGGTGGTATCGGGCAGGTGTTGTCGCAGTTGGCCGGAATTACCGCTATCGGTGGCATAGTTTTCATACTGTCAATGGTGTTCTGGTTTATCATAAAGAAAACAATCGGTCTGAGAGTCTCCCGTGAGGAGGAGATCGGAGGACTGGATATCGGCGAGATGGGACTTGAGGCTTATAACGGGTTTCAGATATTCACTACTGAGGGATAA
- a CDS encoding transcriptional regulator, whose amino-acid sequence MKMVVAIIQPNRLPDVKQALFDADVRKMTVTNVIGCGQQAGYTESYRGNIFEVNLLKKVKLEIAVNEEFVDRTVQAIIKGARTGKIGDGKIFIFDLPRCIRIRTGEEGGCAIG is encoded by the coding sequence ATGAAGATGGTTGTGGCGATTATACAGCCGAACAGATTACCTGATGTAAAACAGGCCTTGTTTGATGCGGACGTGCGAAAGATGACTGTGACAAATGTTATAGGCTGCGGGCAGCAGGCAGGGTATACTGAGAGCTATCGTGGCAATATATTCGAAGTCAATCTTCTTAAGAAGGTAAAGCTTGAAATTGCCGTAAATGAGGAATTTGTGGACCGTACAGTGCAGGCGATCATTAAAGGGGCACGTACGGGTAAAATAGGTGACGGGAAGATATTCATTTTTGATCTTCCCAGGTGTATCAGGATAAGGACAGGAGAGGAAGGAGGGTGTGCTATTGGTTAG
- a CDS encoding FAD-dependent oxidoreductase translates to MPPLSRPDKNEKITVPASEALVAAETDVLVVGGGSAGIGASFGAARAGGEVILAERYGFLGGAATVALVMPFMSAHTQEFTFRKPGKSNLFPSDHGEGTRVIAGVLLELVNRLIENGGAVLPSFETGYVMPFDPEVLKSTALSMLDDSNVRVLLHSFAFSYSRGEDFSTVFFMTKSGPVAIRARCIVDCTGDGDVAYLAGAPYKIGRETDGLVQPMTLYFRMVGFHRPAFVEYVRKHPEQWYGVFGLWDLIEKATAEGKLKFPREDLLMFATPHDQEVSVNSTRVGGLAVDVFDLTVSEWENRKQAHEVSEFLRKWVPGFENSYMVQTGVQVGIRESRRIMGEYVLKGEDIIEARRFDDVIARSAYPLDIHNPRGKGTRMERVPPGEAYDIPLRCLKPLGCDDILTGGRCISGTHEAHSSYRVMPVAMATGHAAGVCAALAAKVGKVSLVKPEDVQVELLRQGANLG, encoded by the coding sequence CGTGCCTGCAAGTGAGGCACTTGTGGCAGCAGAAACCGATGTATTGGTGGTAGGGGGTGGTTCTGCAGGAATCGGGGCATCGTTTGGTGCTGCAAGGGCCGGTGGTGAGGTGATACTGGCAGAAAGGTATGGATTTCTTGGTGGCGCTGCTACTGTGGCACTGGTGATGCCTTTTATGTCAGCCCATACCCAGGAGTTTACTTTTCGCAAGCCCGGTAAGTCAAACCTGTTTCCTTCCGATCATGGTGAGGGTACCAGGGTAATTGCCGGAGTGCTTCTGGAACTGGTGAATCGGCTGATTGAGAACGGGGGAGCTGTGCTTCCTTCCTTTGAAACCGGGTATGTAATGCCTTTTGATCCGGAGGTTCTTAAAAGCACAGCTTTGAGTATGCTGGATGATTCCAATGTTCGTGTGTTGCTGCACTCCTTTGCGTTCTCCTACTCCAGAGGGGAGGATTTTTCCACGGTTTTTTTCATGACAAAATCCGGACCTGTTGCAATTCGTGCCCGCTGTATAGTGGACTGTACTGGTGATGGTGATGTGGCGTATCTGGCCGGGGCGCCTTACAAGATAGGGCGTGAAACTGATGGGTTGGTGCAGCCGATGACACTTTATTTCAGAATGGTGGGCTTTCATCGGCCTGCATTTGTCGAGTATGTGCGGAAACATCCTGAGCAGTGGTATGGAGTATTCGGATTGTGGGATCTGATCGAGAAGGCGACTGCTGAAGGGAAGTTGAAGTTTCCAAGAGAGGATCTTCTCATGTTCGCAACTCCTCATGACCAGGAGGTAAGCGTAAACAGTACAAGGGTGGGTGGATTGGCGGTTGATGTTTTTGATCTGACTGTTTCGGAGTGGGAGAACAGGAAGCAGGCACATGAGGTTTCTGAATTTTTGAGAAAATGGGTTCCCGGTTTTGAGAATTCCTATATGGTGCAGACAGGTGTTCAGGTTGGAATCAGAGAGTCCCGCAGGATAATGGGAGAATATGTACTTAAGGGAGAGGATATAATCGAGGCCAGAAGATTTGATGATGTGATAGCGCGCAGTGCTTATCCTCTTGATATTCATAATCCCAGGGGAAAGGGTACCCGTATGGAGCGGGTTCCTCCTGGAGAGGCTTACGATATTCCCCTCAGGTGTCTCAAACCTCTGGGGTGTGATGATATTCTTACTGGCGGTCGTTGTATTTCCGGTACTCACGAAGCACACTCATCCTACAGGGTAATGCCGGTGGCAATGGCTACGGGGCATGCTGCAGGTGTGTGTGCAGCCCTGGCAGCAAAGGTCGGTAAAGTCAGTTTGGTTAAACCTGAAGATGTTCAGGTTGAGCTTTTGAGACAGGGAGCCAATCTGGGCTAA
- a CDS encoding inositol-3-phosphate synthase — MDKIKIAVVGIGNCASSLIQGIQYYKDKRPQDAIGLMHWDIGGFTPSSIEVVAAFDVDKRKIGKDVNEAIFSKPNCTAVFCPEMPLAGVKVRMGKVLDGFSEHMKDYNENDRFVLSSEKEPEREEVVDILKETGAEILLNYLPVGSEEATRFYVQCALDAGVAFINNIPVFIASNPVWAKKFEEKNIPIIGDDIKAQLGATITHRTLTDLFRKRGVKLERTYQLNTGGNTDFLNMLNRARLKSKKESKTEAVQSVAASRLDQRDIHVGPSDYVPWQNDQKICFIRMEGKLFGDVPMNLELRLSVEDSPNSAGVVIDTIRCCKLALDAGLGGVLHGPSSYFCKHPPCQITDDDAHRKVEEFIKQYSVQPAVINQPL, encoded by the coding sequence ATGGACAAAATAAAGATCGCGGTTGTTGGCATTGGCAACTGCGCAAGTTCTTTAATCCAGGGTATTCAGTATTATAAGGATAAAAGGCCCCAGGATGCAATTGGTTTGATGCATTGGGATATTGGTGGATTCACACCATCATCGATAGAAGTTGTTGCTGCTTTTGATGTTGACAAGAGAAAGATTGGAAAAGATGTCAACGAAGCGATCTTCAGCAAGCCTAACTGTACTGCTGTCTTCTGCCCTGAGATGCCTCTTGCTGGTGTAAAGGTAAGGATGGGGAAAGTGCTGGATGGTTTTTCAGAGCACATGAAAGATTATAATGAAAATGATCGCTTTGTGCTCTCTTCGGAAAAGGAACCTGAAAGAGAAGAAGTAGTAGATATCCTCAAGGAGACCGGTGCAGAGATACTTCTGAACTATCTTCCTGTGGGTTCTGAGGAGGCAACCCGCTTTTATGTCCAGTGTGCCCTTGATGCAGGGGTTGCTTTTATAAATAATATTCCCGTCTTTATCGCCTCAAATCCTGTATGGGCTAAAAAATTTGAAGAAAAGAATATTCCTATAATAGGAGATGACATAAAGGCGCAGTTGGGTGCTACTATAACCCATCGTACTCTGACAGATCTGTTCAGGAAAAGGGGTGTTAAGCTGGAACGCACCTATCAGCTCAATACCGGAGGTAATACCGATTTCCTTAACATGCTTAATCGGGCACGCCTTAAATCCAAGAAAGAATCCAAAACAGAGGCTGTTCAATCGGTGGCTGCCTCCAGGCTGGATCAGAGGGATATCCATGTGGGGCCATCGGATTATGTCCCCTGGCAGAATGATCAGAAAATCTGTTTTATTCGCATGGAGGGAAAATTATTCGGTGATGTTCCCATGAATCTTGAACTTAGGTTATCAGTTGAGGATTCTCCCAACAGTGCAGGTGTGGTAATAGACACTATTCGCTGCTGTAAACTTGCCCTCGATGCCGGGTTAGGCGGTGTTCTGCATGGGCCATCATCGTACTTCTGCAAGCATCCTCCTTGTCAAATTACAGACGATGATGCCCACAGGAAAGTCGAAGAGTTTATAAAGCAGTACAGTGTTCAACCAGCAGTTATCAACCAGCCACTTTAA
- a CDS encoding transglycosylase SLT domain-containing protein, with the protein MNVRAYTRRVAFITAVIFIPLLCLASQDSGSVSKLSLVPAYFPGMGNLKSGNYEAALQELLSDSLVTDSIQRVFQLANIHHKLSDHSKALFLYRLAAQKNEVIAPVAYTFIGDIEYEQGRVQNSLTAYRAALGHRIPQKYKIYVFGKIRKAVEQDSSGLSDAGWLEEFRRWRESEEKVKLPDFSDTVDAMIKGRNWSVIDSLLDTMVLSGKEGCRIAKLVFSSDSQQIGGKNQFKLANAAAQCKDWKTADGILRNIAAKKGLMREVPEGRYLYLRAQVYYQLGMFEESIKTYRKIDSKYGSDANVLMSLARAYRKIGKADEADKWYERHLKEYPSHSRNQEIMWLKAWRMEEKGKINEAGSVYRQIYTRYPKGSRRDESYLRHALCFYKQEKYDSALTILDNFTKKYPYSKLRLSISYWKGKCLLALDKTRQSRKVFREISAEEPYDYYAHRSRQVLSLLGDTAEFALDTVSGLDHVFQWLDSISPAKLKKDLSASDSIDYIRGIYLASIGETEAAEYFLEKLETSFPANLSLQLELSLLYYIGDSPAQAYRVARRLTWRIPVAAKGRMPLGLYRFLYPSFFGDIIREAAAQHNVDPYLVSAVIRQESIFNPVIKSPVGAIGLMQIMPYTGKYIAEKVKVPFANDSLSCPLYNVRFGTFYIRELLDEFNDNVVLVLAGYNGGPHNARKWFSRNKEEEYDLFVEDIAFSETRDYVKKVLANYWTYRVLAGNSGFAFGVESALSAGTRHSR; encoded by the coding sequence GTGAATGTGAGAGCGTACACCAGAAGAGTAGCTTTTATAACTGCTGTGATTTTCATTCCGCTTCTGTGTCTGGCTTCGCAAGACAGCGGTAGTGTGTCAAAGCTTAGTCTTGTTCCTGCATATTTCCCCGGTATGGGAAATTTGAAGAGTGGAAATTATGAAGCTGCTCTGCAGGAGCTTCTTTCTGATTCTCTGGTAACAGATTCTATCCAGCGGGTTTTCCAGTTGGCCAATATCCATCATAAGCTTTCCGATCACAGTAAAGCGCTTTTTCTCTACAGGCTTGCTGCCCAGAAAAATGAGGTGATAGCGCCGGTTGCCTACACATTTATTGGTGATATTGAATATGAGCAGGGGCGGGTGCAGAATAGCCTGACTGCTTACAGGGCTGCTCTTGGGCACAGGATTCCTCAGAAATATAAGATTTATGTCTTCGGGAAGATTCGGAAGGCTGTTGAGCAGGACAGCAGTGGTTTGTCTGATGCAGGATGGCTGGAGGAGTTCCGGAGGTGGAGGGAATCGGAGGAGAAGGTAAAGCTGCCTGATTTTTCGGACACTGTCGATGCGATGATCAAGGGGAGGAATTGGAGTGTGATAGATTCGCTCCTTGACACGATGGTTTTAAGCGGAAAAGAAGGCTGCCGAATCGCCAAGCTTGTTTTCAGTTCTGATTCACAGCAAATAGGCGGGAAAAACCAGTTTAAGCTTGCCAATGCTGCTGCACAGTGCAAGGACTGGAAGACGGCTGATGGGATTTTGCGAAATATAGCGGCTAAAAAAGGGTTGATGAGGGAAGTTCCGGAGGGAAGGTATCTGTATCTCAGGGCGCAGGTATACTATCAACTGGGGATGTTTGAGGAATCGATTAAGACCTACAGGAAAATAGACAGCAAGTATGGTTCTGACGCCAATGTTTTAATGAGTCTGGCGAGGGCTTACCGTAAAATCGGTAAAGCGGATGAAGCTGATAAGTGGTATGAGAGGCATTTAAAAGAGTATCCTTCTCATTCAAGAAACCAGGAGATAATGTGGCTCAAGGCCTGGAGGATGGAGGAGAAGGGGAAGATTAATGAAGCTGGTTCTGTGTACCGGCAGATTTATACCCGTTATCCGAAGGGGTCGAGGCGGGATGAGTCGTATTTGAGACATGCACTTTGTTTTTACAAACAGGAAAAATATGATTCTGCCCTGACGATACTGGATAATTTTACAAAGAAGTATCCTTATTCAAAACTGAGGCTTTCCATTTCTTACTGGAAAGGCAAGTGCCTGCTTGCGCTTGACAAGACAAGGCAGTCCAGGAAGGTTTTCCGCGAGATTTCAGCAGAGGAACCTTATGATTACTATGCACACAGATCGAGGCAGGTTTTATCTCTTCTGGGAGATACCGCTGAATTTGCTCTGGACACCGTCTCCGGTCTTGATCATGTGTTCCAGTGGCTCGATTCCATATCGCCTGCCAAATTGAAAAAGGACCTCTCTGCATCAGATTCAATCGATTATATCCGTGGGATTTACCTTGCCTCGATCGGGGAAACAGAAGCAGCCGAATACTTTCTGGAAAAGCTGGAGACTTCTTTTCCTGCAAATCTGAGTCTTCAGTTGGAGTTGTCGCTCCTTTATTATATCGGTGATTCGCCTGCCCAAGCATACAGGGTTGCCCGTCGCTTGACCTGGCGGATACCCGTTGCCGCAAAGGGGAGAATGCCGCTTGGGCTTTACAGATTCCTTTATCCATCATTTTTTGGCGATATAATCAGGGAGGCTGCGGCACAACACAATGTTGATCCTTATCTGGTCAGTGCGGTGATAAGGCAGGAGAGCATCTTTAATCCTGTGATCAAGTCGCCTGTTGGAGCGATCGGGCTGATGCAGATAATGCCTTATACAGGCAAGTACATCGCTGAGAAGGTTAAGGTTCCATTTGCAAATGATTCTCTTTCCTGTCCGCTTTACAATGTCCGGTTCGGGACCTTTTACATACGGGAGTTGCTGGATGAGTTCAACGATAATGTAGTGCTGGTACTGGCCGGCTATAACGGGGGACCTCACAATGCCCGGAAATGGTTCAGCAGGAATAAAGAAGAGGAGTATGATCTTTTTGTGGAAGATATAGCTTTTTCTGAAACTCGTGATTATGTAAAGAAAGTGCTGGCCAATTACTGGACCTACCGGGTGCTTGCAGGTAATTCAGGTTTTGCTTTTGGGGTTGAGAGCGCATTGTCGGCAGGTACGCGTCATTCCAGGTAA
- a CDS encoding HdeD family acid-resistance protein: MNTIDTDRSVYESYRGWSVGLGVLMIILGLICISFAAFTTWLSIITLGIVIAVRGVVDIVTAFSPGRRRGIFWHLFGGILAIAIGFLVMFHPGLTTTALTYFIAAFLVILGLFKAIAAPVEHRANWGWVMLSGIISLAFGIWIIAAWPEISFFLIGLLVGIEILIQGVVMVALPYSVPHPRKSEAYAH, from the coding sequence ATGAACACAATCGATACAGATCGTTCGGTCTATGAAAGTTACCGGGGATGGAGTGTGGGGCTGGGGGTATTGATGATAATCCTGGGATTGATCTGCATTTCATTCGCGGCCTTTACAACATGGTTATCCATTATTACTCTGGGAATTGTGATAGCAGTCCGGGGAGTAGTTGATATAGTAACCGCTTTTTCACCGGGCCGCCGCAGAGGAATTTTCTGGCATCTCTTTGGAGGGATTCTGGCAATTGCAATAGGATTTCTGGTAATGTTCCATCCCGGCCTGACAACCACCGCTTTGACATATTTCATAGCTGCTTTTCTTGTCATTCTGGGATTGTTCAAAGCCATTGCCGCACCAGTTGAGCATCGTGCAAACTGGGGCTGGGTGATGCTTTCCGGGATCATTTCTCTTGCCTTTGGAATCTGGATTATCGCTGCCTGGCCAGAGATCTCCTTCTTTCTGATCGGTCTTCTGGTCGGAATAGAAATATTGATTCAGGGAGTAGTGATGGTTGCTCTTCCCTACTCAGTACCGCATCCGAGGAAAAGTGAGGCATATGCACATTAA